The nucleotide window CTAAGAAAATATTATTCTTATTCTCAATTATCTTTAGTATAAGTTTTTCATTTTCATTACACGCGCAGGATGAACAATTTAAAATCGTTTATCTCTCTCCATTACCAGGATCAATTTATAATTTGCCTCAAACCAATATCATCATTGCTACAAACGATTTAATTGATGAAAACAATTTTTTAAATAATTCTGAATTGATAGTTCTCGGTTCTAAATCGGGGCAGCATACCGGTGAACTTATTGTAAGCGATGATAGAAAGACAATTGTTTTCAATGCTAATTTGGAATTTTTTGAAGAAGAAAGTATTACTGTGCAACTTCGTGGAGTTATTAAGGCGCAAAATGGAAAGGTAATTGATTCATTAGCTTTTAAATTTTGGGTTAACAAAGCAAATTATAAATTCCAAATATCTTCTAACTATATGAAGGAATTTGAAAACAATTTTTACGCTAACAGCTCGAAGCAAAATCAAAATTATGAAGTTAATGCTCAATCAAACCTGGATAGTTTGCCTTCCGATTTTCCTAAATTTAGAATAACAGTCCGGGATAATCCTGATTCAGATTATATTTTCATAGGTACTACTTCTGCCATAAATCCGTACATAATGATTTTAGATAACAATGGAAATCCGGTTTATTATAAACGAACAAGAAGTGGTACTTATGATTTCAAGGTTCAACCAAATGGTTGGCTGACTTATTATGATATGAAATCTTCGTTTTACTACGCAATGGATTCATCATATAATCTTGTTGATAGTTTTAAGTGCGGGAATGGGTATTATACGGATTTGCATGAATTGCGATTACTGCCAAACGGTCATGCATTAATTCTAGGTGTTGATACCAAGACTATGGATATGAGTCGATTAGTAATTGGCGGAAGTACAACCGCTCTGGTAATTGGCAGCGTTGTTCAGGAGCTGGACAAAAATAAAAATGTGGTTTTCCAATGGTTGTGTTGGGATTACATTAATGTTATTGATACTTATACTGACCCACGACAAAACTCATTCGATTTTTCTCATGGTAATGCAATAGAATTAGATGATGATGGAAATTTGTTAGTCTCATTTCGGAATCTTCAGGAGATTACAAAAATAGATAGGGGAACCGGTAATATAATCTGGCGGCTGGGTGGGCGAAAAAATCAATTTAATTTTTTAAATGATACAATTGGTTTTTCCTGGCAGCATGCTGTTAGAAGATTAGCTAATGGTAATATTTTATTGTTTGATAATGGATTCAGACGCAATAATCCATCAATAATGTTTACCAGAGTAGTTGAATACAAACTTGATGAAAAATTGAAGACTGCTGAATTAATTTGGCAATGCAGGAATAATCCCGATGTCTATAGTATTGGATTAGGTTATGCGCAAAGATTAAAAAACGGAAATACATTTATCGGTTGGGGTTATACCTTTCCTACAATTACAGAAGTTCGTCCAGATGGTACTAAAGCATTTGAAATGTCATTCAAAGACAATTTGTTTACTTACCGGGCGTATCGCTTTCCATGGAAATCTAAATATCATTCTTTGGGAAAGCTTGAAATGTTAAACCTTGTAAACACATTCAAACCGGTTGCTATAAATGATACAACCTCAGTTCTGGTGGTAATTAAAAATACACATGATAAACCAATTGCTATTAATTCAATAAAAAATCATTCAACCATCTTTTATACTCCATTAAATTTTCCCGTTACTATTCCTGCCGGTAATTTTATTGATTTAAAAATTTTCTTTAAGCCGATTGCCATTGGATATTTTTCGGATACACTTGAAATTGATTATGATAGCGGCAAGGAAAATATTCTTTTATTCGGTGAATCGCCTGCTCCGGTGATAACTGCAAATGCCAACGAACTGGACTTTGGCGATGTTTTGATTAATCAAACTGTTTCTAAGCAAATATTAATTACAAATTCTTCAGTAAACAAATTAGTAATTGATTCATTAACTATAAGAACAAGACAATTTATTACACCAAAAATATCACTTCCATATTCAATCAAAAGTGGTGATACACTTAAACTACAAATTTCTTTCAAGCCAGATTCCTTGATTACTTATTCTGATTCCCTTTTCGTTTACACTAATTCTGATCCACGCATTTACAAAATCATATTAAAAGGAAATGCAATATTAACCGGCATAACTGCACAACAGAATTTAGCTCCTAAAGAATTTTCACTTAAACAAAATTTTCCAAATCCGTTCAATCAATCAACTATAATTCAATATGAAATAAGTGAACAGGTAAAAGTAAAAGTTAATATTTATAATTTGTTA belongs to Ignavibacteriales bacterium and includes:
- a CDS encoding aryl-sulfate sulfotransferase, yielding MMVIIQMEFTKKILFLFSIIFSISFSFSLHAQDEQFKIVYLSPLPGSIYNLPQTNIIIATNDLIDENNFLNNSELIVLGSKSGQHTGELIVSDDRKTIVFNANLEFFEEESITVQLRGVIKAQNGKVIDSLAFKFWVNKANYKFQISSNYMKEFENNFYANSSKQNQNYEVNAQSNLDSLPSDFPKFRITVRDNPDSDYIFIGTTSAINPYIMILDNNGNPVYYKRTRSGTYDFKVQPNGWLTYYDMKSSFYYAMDSSYNLVDSFKCGNGYYTDLHELRLLPNGHALILGVDTKTMDMSRLVIGGSTTALVIGSVVQELDKNKNVVFQWLCWDYINVIDTYTDPRQNSFDFSHGNAIELDDDGNLLVSFRNLQEITKIDRGTGNIIWRLGGRKNQFNFLNDTIGFSWQHAVRRLANGNILLFDNGFRRNNPSIMFTRVVEYKLDEKLKTAELIWQCRNNPDVYSIGLGYAQRLKNGNTFIGWGYTFPTITEVRPDGTKAFEMSFKDNLFTYRAYRFPWKSKYHSLGKLEMLNLVNTFKPVAINDTTSVLVVIKNTHDKPIAINSIKNHSTIFYTPLNFPVTIPAGNFIDLKIFFKPIAIGYFSDTLEIDYDSGKENILLFGESPAPVITANANELDFGDVLINQTVSKQILITNSSVNKLVIDSLTIRTRQFITPKISLPYSIKSGDTLKLQISFKPDSLITYSDSLFVYTNSDPRIYKIILKGNAILTGITAQQNLAPKEFSLKQNFPNPFNQSTIIQYEISEQVKVKVNIYNLLGQNIKTLVDEIQPAGYYSMKWKGTDNSGVTVCSGVYVYRIQAGNYILSRKMLMLN